From Plasmodium knowlesi strain H genome assembly, chromosome: 6, one genomic window encodes:
- a CDS encoding 60S ribosomal protein L30e, putative, translating to MAKKSKKSAGDNINAKLQLVMKSGKYQFGRKSCLKALRTGKGKLVIVSSNCPPIQRSVIEYYAMLSKCGVHDYHGDNNDLGTACGKLFRISCLVITDVGDSDIIKTNE from the exons ATGgcaaaaaaatcaaagaagAGCGCGGGAGATAACATCAACGCGAAGCTACAGCTTGTGATGAAGTCGGGCAAGTATCAGTTTGGAAGGAAATCCTGCTTGAAGGCCCTGCGAACCGGGAAAG GCAAACTCGTCATCGTCAGCAGCAACTGCCCACCCATTCAGAGGAGCGTTATAGAATACTATGCTATGCTATCGAAATGTGGAGTTCACGATTACCATGGTGACAACAACGACCTAGGCACTGCTTGCGGAAAGTTATTTCGAATCAGTTGTCTCGTAATCACAGATGTCGGTGACTCCGACATTATCAAGACGAACGAGTAG